A portion of the Burkholderia pseudomultivorans genome contains these proteins:
- the tcdA gene encoding tRNA cyclic N6-threonylcarbamoyladenosine(37) synthase TcdA: MSAADALPPSSSDLTPSPTIQLDVDRGRRFGGIARLYGAPALAAFERAHVAVIGIGGVGSWSAEALARSAIGELTLIDLDNVAESNTNRQIHALDGNYGKPKVDAMAERIALIDPACRVNRVEDFAEPDNFDALLGGGFDYVIDAIDSVRTKVALIAWCVAKGQPLITVGGAGGQLDPTRIRIDDLALTIQDPLLSKVRAQLRKQHGFPRGPKARFKVGAVYSDEPLIYPEAAACDIEDGAEPSTAAHVAGLNCAGFGSSVCVTASFGFAAAAHALRAIAARANGEAAALRTAGTAQ, encoded by the coding sequence ATGTCAGCCGCCGACGCTCTCCCGCCCAGTTCTTCCGATCTTACCCCGAGCCCGACAATCCAGCTTGACGTGGATCGCGGGCGCCGCTTCGGCGGCATCGCGCGGCTCTACGGCGCGCCGGCGCTCGCCGCGTTCGAGCGCGCGCACGTCGCGGTGATCGGGATCGGCGGCGTCGGCTCGTGGAGCGCCGAGGCGCTCGCGCGCAGCGCGATCGGCGAGCTGACGCTGATCGATCTCGATAACGTCGCGGAGAGCAACACCAACCGGCAGATCCACGCGCTCGACGGCAATTACGGCAAGCCGAAGGTCGACGCGATGGCCGAGCGGATCGCGCTGATCGATCCCGCGTGCCGCGTGAACCGCGTCGAGGACTTCGCGGAGCCCGACAACTTCGACGCGCTGCTCGGCGGCGGTTTCGACTACGTGATCGACGCGATCGACAGCGTGCGCACGAAGGTCGCGCTGATCGCGTGGTGCGTCGCGAAAGGGCAGCCGCTGATTACCGTCGGCGGCGCGGGCGGGCAGCTCGACCCGACGCGGATCCGTATCGATGATCTCGCGCTGACGATCCAGGATCCGCTGCTGTCGAAGGTGCGCGCGCAGCTGCGCAAGCAGCACGGCTTCCCGCGCGGGCCGAAGGCGCGCTTCAAGGTCGGCGCCGTGTATTCGGACGAGCCGCTGATCTATCCGGAAGCGGCCGCCTGCGACATCGAGGACGGCGCCGAGCCGTCGACGGCCGCGCATGTCGCGGGGCTGAACTGCGCAGGATTCGGGTCGAGCGTCTGCGTGACCGCGAGCTTCGGTTTCGCGGCCGCCGCGCATGCGCTGCGCGCGATCGCCGCGCGGGCGAACGGCGAGGCGGCGGCGCTTCGCACGGCAGGGACGGCGCAATGA
- the pdxH gene encoding pyridoxamine 5'-phosphate oxidase: MTTLADLRINYSRASLDEADAASDPFAQFDRWFKEALAAKLPEPNTMTLATVGADGRPSARIVLIKGVDERGFVFFTNYESRKGRDLAAHPYAALLFYWIELERQVRIEGRIEKTSADESDRYFASRPLGSRIGAWASEQSAVIDSRATLEAREKAIAERYGDNPPRPPHWGGYRVVPDSIEFWQGRPSRLHDRLLYTRDSDAAQGWTISRLSP; encoded by the coding sequence ATGACGACTCTCGCCGATCTCCGCATCAACTATTCGCGCGCTTCGCTCGACGAAGCCGATGCCGCCTCCGACCCGTTCGCCCAGTTCGACCGCTGGTTCAAGGAGGCGCTCGCCGCCAAGCTTCCCGAGCCCAATACGATGACGCTCGCCACCGTCGGCGCCGACGGCCGGCCGTCGGCCCGCATCGTACTCATCAAGGGCGTCGACGAACGCGGCTTCGTCTTCTTCACCAACTACGAAAGCCGCAAGGGGCGCGACCTCGCCGCGCATCCGTACGCGGCGCTGCTGTTCTACTGGATCGAGCTCGAGCGCCAGGTGCGCATCGAAGGCCGCATCGAGAAGACCAGCGCCGACGAAAGCGACCGCTATTTCGCGTCGCGCCCGCTCGGCTCGCGCATCGGTGCGTGGGCGTCCGAGCAGAGCGCGGTGATCGACAGCCGCGCGACGCTCGAAGCGCGCGAGAAGGCCATTGCCGAACGCTACGGCGACAACCCGCCGCGCCCGCCGCACTGGGGCGGCTACCGCGTCGTGCCCGATTCGATCGAGTTCTGGCAGGGTCGCCCGTCGCGGCTGCACGACCGCCTGCTTTACACGCGCGACAGCGATGCCGCGCAGGGCTGGACGATCTCGCGCCTGTCGCCGTAA
- a CDS encoding SAM-dependent methyltransferase, giving the protein MFWEKKLAQWADEVRTTANIPARLVLWNGNQLDFGTFAAPQVTLKVNNASALPLLLEPSLDNLGEAYVKGKIDIEGKLSDIINIGYSLARSTVTSASKLARVKRYFNHTKSTDKKAIQYHYDVSNEFYKLWLDENMVYSCAYFENGDEDLATAQIKKIDHILTKIRLEPGQRLLDIGCGWGALVLRAAQKFGAKCLGVTLSQNQFDLATERVKAAGLQDQIEIRLQDYREIEGQFDRITSVGMFEHVGRKNLPLYFSRIRELLVDDGIAMNHGITSTDAESGETALGGGEFIDRYVFPDGELPHISLALESAQRGGLEAVDVESLRRHYARTLDIWTENFEAKAEEARKLVDDEKFRIWRVYLAGCAYAFEHDDVSIFQIVCRKAGRSAKTLPWSRRYMYEHALPR; this is encoded by the coding sequence ATGTTCTGGGAAAAGAAGCTGGCACAGTGGGCGGACGAAGTACGGACGACGGCGAACATACCGGCGCGCCTCGTACTGTGGAACGGTAACCAACTCGACTTCGGCACGTTCGCCGCGCCGCAGGTCACGCTGAAGGTCAACAACGCGTCGGCGCTGCCGCTGCTGCTCGAACCGAGCCTCGACAATCTCGGCGAGGCGTACGTGAAGGGCAAGATCGACATCGAGGGCAAGCTGTCCGACATCATCAACATCGGCTACTCGCTCGCGCGCAGCACGGTCACGAGCGCCAGCAAGCTCGCGCGCGTGAAGCGCTACTTCAATCACACGAAGAGCACCGACAAGAAGGCGATCCAGTATCACTACGACGTCTCGAACGAGTTCTACAAGCTGTGGCTCGACGAGAACATGGTGTACTCGTGCGCGTACTTCGAGAACGGCGACGAGGATCTCGCGACCGCGCAGATCAAGAAGATCGACCACATCCTGACCAAGATCCGGCTCGAACCGGGCCAGCGCCTGCTCGACATCGGCTGCGGCTGGGGCGCGCTCGTGCTGCGCGCCGCGCAGAAGTTCGGCGCGAAGTGCCTCGGCGTGACGCTGTCGCAGAACCAGTTCGATCTCGCGACCGAGCGCGTGAAGGCCGCCGGCCTGCAGGACCAGATCGAGATCCGCCTGCAGGACTACCGCGAAATCGAAGGCCAGTTCGACCGCATCACGAGCGTCGGGATGTTCGAGCACGTCGGCCGCAAGAACCTGCCGCTCTATTTCTCGCGGATTCGCGAACTGCTGGTCGACGACGGCATCGCGATGAACCACGGGATCACGTCGACCGACGCCGAAAGCGGCGAAACGGCGCTCGGCGGCGGCGAGTTCATCGACCGCTACGTGTTCCCGGACGGCGAGCTGCCGCACATCAGCCTCGCGCTCGAATCCGCGCAGCGCGGCGGACTGGAGGCGGTTGACGTCGAAAGCCTGCGGCGGCACTATGCGCGCACGCTCGACATCTGGACCGAGAACTTCGAGGCGAAGGCCGAGGAAGCGAGAAAGCTCGTCGACGACGAAAAATTCCGCATCTGGCGCGTGTACCTCGCCGGCTGCGCGTATGCGTTCGAGCACGACGACGTGTCGATCTTCCAGATCGTCTGCCGCAAGGCCGGACGCAGCGCGAAAACGCTGCCGTGGTCGCGGCGCTACATGTACGAACACGCGCTGCCGCGCTAG
- a CDS encoding DUF72 domain-containing protein — MGDGRTRRKAPPERRQGDDANDAHADGQFDLFGGSPDDARDAPPGAAGAGANSRARATTEDGDGGPARPARTRASPGAPAAADEALRAHDEPAPPSTGMLWDDPAPPPAPKQRKRRRGVAPAPVSPDVAAAAAGLPPNVRLGTSSWYFPGWNGIVYDGDFAQTKLSREGLEAYGAHPLLKSVSLDRSFYGPLSVADYLRYAQQVPDDFRFVVKAPASVTDAVVRGRRGEPSGPNPTFLDARLATDEFVRPCLDGLGSKAGVLVFQFSPLPDALLAEPAVLIERLSAFFAALPPLPSDADGPRYAIEIRDASLLTPRFIRALAALGVRYCVGLHARMPDPLRQAAALALLDGDAPGPLIVRWSLHGGFKYEQAKAKYEPFDKLVDEDPATRSALAELAARYALAGQPVIITINNKAEGSAPLSCLALAREIAAACAQWRGEAA, encoded by the coding sequence ATGGGTGACGGCAGGACGCGGCGCAAGGCGCCGCCGGAACGACGGCAAGGCGACGACGCGAACGATGCGCACGCCGACGGACAATTCGACCTGTTCGGCGGCTCGCCCGACGACGCGCGCGACGCGCCGCCGGGCGCTGCCGGCGCCGGTGCGAATTCCCGCGCACGCGCGACGACGGAGGACGGCGACGGCGGACCCGCCCGTCCCGCACGCACCCGCGCGTCGCCCGGTGCCCCGGCTGCCGCCGACGAAGCGCTTCGTGCGCACGACGAACCCGCGCCGCCGTCCACCGGCATGCTGTGGGACGACCCTGCCCCGCCGCCCGCCCCGAAGCAACGCAAGCGCCGCCGCGGCGTAGCACCCGCGCCGGTCTCGCCCGACGTCGCCGCCGCGGCAGCCGGCCTGCCGCCGAACGTGCGGCTCGGCACGTCGTCGTGGTATTTCCCCGGCTGGAACGGCATCGTCTACGACGGCGACTTCGCGCAGACGAAACTGTCGCGCGAAGGGCTCGAAGCGTACGGCGCGCATCCGCTGCTGAAAAGCGTCAGCCTCGACCGGTCGTTCTACGGCCCGCTGTCCGTCGCCGACTACCTGCGCTACGCGCAGCAGGTGCCGGACGACTTCCGCTTCGTCGTGAAGGCGCCGGCGTCGGTCACCGACGCGGTCGTGCGCGGCCGCCGCGGCGAGCCGTCGGGGCCGAACCCGACCTTCCTCGATGCGCGGCTCGCCACCGACGAATTCGTGCGGCCGTGCCTCGACGGGCTCGGCAGCAAGGCCGGTGTGCTCGTGTTCCAGTTCTCGCCGCTGCCCGATGCGCTGCTCGCCGAACCGGCCGTGCTGATCGAGCGGCTGTCCGCGTTCTTCGCGGCGCTGCCGCCGCTGCCGTCCGACGCCGACGGCCCGCGCTACGCGATCGAGATCCGCGACGCGAGCCTGCTCACGCCGCGCTTCATCCGCGCGCTCGCCGCGCTCGGCGTGCGCTACTGCGTCGGGCTGCACGCGCGCATGCCGGACCCGCTGCGCCAGGCCGCCGCGCTCGCGCTGCTCGACGGCGACGCGCCCGGCCCGCTGATCGTGCGCTGGAGCCTGCACGGCGGCTTCAAGTACGAACAGGCGAAGGCGAAGTACGAACCGTTCGACAAGCTCGTCGACGAAGACCCGGCCACGCGCTCGGCGCTCGCCGAGCTGGCCGCGCGCTACGCGCTGGCCGGCCAGCCGGTGATCATCACGATCAACAACAAGGCGGAAGGCTCCGCGCCGCTGTCGTGCCTCGCGCTCGCGCGCGAGATCGCCGCCGCATGCGCGCAGTGGCGCGGCGAGGCGGCGTAG
- the msrA gene encoding peptide-methionine (S)-S-oxide reductase MsrA, which translates to MVNEMLETATLGGGCFWCTEAVFLDVDGVTAVQSGYAGGHTRNPGYRDVCDGDTGHAEVVNVTFDPARIGYREILEIFFATHDPTQLNRQGNDVGTQYRSVVFTHSDAQRDTALDVIRELEREQVFGQPIVTEVTPLDGNYWPAEDYHQNYYARNPGQGYCSVVIGPKLAKFRQKFSHRLKSLRGA; encoded by the coding sequence ATGGTGAACGAAATGCTTGAAACCGCGACTTTGGGAGGCGGGTGCTTCTGGTGTACGGAGGCGGTGTTCCTCGACGTGGACGGCGTGACGGCCGTGCAGTCGGGTTACGCGGGCGGCCATACGCGCAATCCCGGCTATCGCGACGTCTGCGACGGCGACACGGGGCATGCGGAAGTCGTCAACGTGACGTTCGATCCGGCGCGCATCGGCTATCGCGAGATTCTCGAGATCTTCTTCGCGACGCACGACCCGACCCAGCTCAACCGCCAGGGCAACGACGTCGGCACGCAGTACCGCTCGGTCGTGTTCACGCATTCGGACGCGCAGCGCGACACTGCGCTCGACGTGATCCGCGAGCTGGAGCGCGAGCAGGTGTTCGGGCAGCCGATCGTCACCGAGGTGACGCCGCTCGACGGCAACTACTGGCCGGCCGAGGACTATCACCAGAACTATTACGCGCGCAATCCGGGCCAGGGATACTGCTCGGTCGTGATCGGGCCGAAGCTCGCGAAATTCCGGCAGAAGTTCTCGCACCGGCTGAAGTCGCTGCGCGGCGCGTAA
- a CDS encoding selenium-binding protein SBP56-related protein: MNLRPDPTFHASPELAMQAPAETFAYTLLLSPDFSRPDALAVIDVKPGSPSYGKIVHTVTMPNTGDEFHHFGWNACSSALSPLTGHAFLERRFLIIPGLRSSRVYVIDTKPHPTQARIHKIVEPDEIFRKTGYSRPHTVHCGPEGIYVSTLGGAGKDGTDGAPGIFIMDCETFDVLGRWEIDRGPQDKHYDFWWNLPRDYMVSSEWALPPQFENGIVPEDLLANKYGHRLHFWDLRARRNVQTIDLGAHHQMALEVRPAHDPVREYGFVGVVVDTTSLEGSIWTWWREGGEFHVKKTATIPPEPAAADQLPPLLKAFGAVPPLVTDIDLSLDDRFLYVSCWGTGEMRQYDVSDPHHPVLAGSVRIGGIVRRTPHSNGRAFAGGPQMVEISRDGRRVYWTNSLYSTWDDQFYPDGVPAAQVLAHAGPDGGLTLADDFWVDFPDGYRAHQIRLEGGDCSTDSFCYPSVGR, translated from the coding sequence ATGAACCTGCGGCCTGACCCGACGTTCCACGCATCGCCCGAACTGGCGATGCAAGCCCCGGCGGAGACATTCGCCTATACGTTGTTGCTGAGCCCCGATTTTTCCAGGCCCGACGCGCTGGCCGTGATCGACGTGAAGCCCGGCTCGCCGAGCTACGGAAAGATCGTGCACACGGTGACGATGCCGAACACCGGCGACGAGTTCCACCACTTCGGCTGGAACGCGTGTTCATCGGCGCTCTCGCCGCTGACGGGCCACGCGTTTCTCGAGCGCCGCTTCCTGATCATCCCGGGCCTGCGCTCGTCGCGCGTGTACGTGATCGACACCAAGCCGCATCCGACCCAGGCGCGCATCCACAAGATCGTCGAGCCCGACGAGATCTTCCGCAAGACCGGCTATTCGCGTCCGCACACCGTGCACTGCGGCCCGGAGGGCATCTACGTGAGCACGCTCGGCGGCGCAGGCAAGGACGGCACCGACGGCGCGCCCGGCATCTTCATCATGGACTGCGAGACCTTCGACGTGCTCGGCCGCTGGGAGATCGATCGCGGCCCGCAGGACAAGCACTACGACTTCTGGTGGAACCTGCCGCGCGACTACATGGTGTCGAGCGAGTGGGCGCTGCCGCCGCAGTTCGAGAACGGCATCGTGCCCGAGGACCTGCTCGCGAACAAATACGGGCACCGGCTGCATTTCTGGGACCTGCGCGCGCGGCGCAACGTACAGACGATCGATCTCGGCGCGCATCACCAGATGGCGCTCGAGGTGCGGCCCGCGCACGATCCGGTGCGCGAATACGGGTTCGTCGGCGTGGTGGTCGATACGACCAGTCTCGAAGGCTCGATCTGGACCTGGTGGCGCGAAGGCGGCGAATTCCATGTGAAGAAAACCGCGACGATCCCGCCCGAGCCGGCCGCGGCCGACCAGCTGCCGCCGCTGCTGAAGGCGTTCGGCGCGGTGCCGCCGCTCGTGACCGACATCGACCTGTCGCTCGACGATCGCTTCCTGTACGTGTCGTGCTGGGGCACCGGCGAGATGCGCCAGTACGACGTGTCGGATCCGCATCATCCGGTGCTCGCCGGCTCGGTCCGCATCGGCGGCATCGTGCGCCGCACGCCGCATTCGAACGGCCGCGCGTTCGCGGGCGGCCCGCAGATGGTCGAGATCAGCCGCGACGGGCGCCGCGTGTACTGGACCAACTCGCTCTACTCGACGTGGGACGACCAGTTCTATCCGGACGGCGTGCCGGCCGCGCAGGTGCTCGCGCACGCGGGGCCCGACGGCGGGCTGACGCTCGCCGACGACTTCTGGGTCGACTTCCCCGACGGCTATCGCGCGCACCAGATCCGGCTCGAAGGCGGCGACTGCTCGACCGACTCGTTCTGCTATCCGTCGGTCGGGCGTTGA
- a CDS encoding flavin reductase family protein, protein MSHATPPDFDSAAFRQALGQFATGVTVITTRAPSGQLIGITASSFNSVSLDPPLVLWSLAHRSASTPVFRNNSHYVVNVLAASQLDLCKRFSSYKGDRFEGIAHAAGNSRMPVLDGALAWFECHNRSRYDEGDHVIFVGEVERCGVRMPNAAPPLVFHGGGFHGLTPL, encoded by the coding sequence ATGAGCCACGCCACTCCGCCGGACTTCGATTCGGCCGCCTTTCGCCAGGCGCTCGGCCAGTTCGCGACCGGCGTGACGGTGATCACGACGCGCGCGCCGTCCGGGCAACTGATCGGCATTACCGCGAGCTCGTTCAACTCGGTGTCGCTCGATCCGCCGCTCGTGCTGTGGAGCCTCGCGCACCGCTCGGCGTCGACGCCGGTGTTCCGCAACAACAGCCATTACGTGGTGAACGTGCTCGCCGCGTCGCAGCTCGACCTGTGCAAGCGCTTCTCGAGCTACAAGGGCGACCGCTTCGAAGGCATCGCGCACGCGGCCGGCAACTCCCGGATGCCGGTGCTCGACGGCGCGCTCGCGTGGTTCGAATGCCACAATCGCAGCCGCTACGACGAAGGCGACCACGTGATCTTCGTCGGCGAAGTGGAGCGCTGCGGCGTGCGCATGCCGAACGCCGCGCCGCCGCTGGTGTTCCACGGCGGCGGCTTCCACGGCCTCACACCGCTTTGA
- a CDS encoding Lrp/AsnC family transcriptional regulator, with protein sequence MHAITLDATDCRILAVLQEEGRISNLDLAERISLSPSACLRRMRLLEDQGVIEHYRACLSREKLGFELEAFVQVSMRNEENQWHERFAEALREWPEVVGAFVVTGESHYLLRVLAHNLKHYSDFVLNRLYKAPGVMDIRSNIVLQTLKDEAGAPVGLARTGAIKAV encoded by the coding sequence ATGCACGCGATCACGCTCGATGCCACCGACTGCCGGATTCTCGCGGTATTGCAGGAGGAGGGCCGAATCAGCAATCTCGACCTGGCGGAACGGATCTCGCTTTCGCCATCCGCCTGCCTGCGCCGCATGCGACTGCTCGAGGACCAGGGTGTGATCGAGCACTATCGCGCGTGCCTGAGCCGAGAAAAGCTCGGTTTCGAGCTCGAGGCGTTCGTGCAGGTGTCGATGCGCAACGAGGAAAACCAGTGGCACGAGCGCTTCGCGGAGGCGCTGCGCGAATGGCCGGAGGTGGTCGGCGCGTTCGTCGTCACGGGCGAAAGCCACTACCTGCTGCGCGTGCTCGCGCACAACCTCAAGCACTATTCGGATTTCGTGCTGAACCGGCTCTACAAGGCGCCGGGCGTGATGGACATCCGTTCGAACATCGTGCTGCAGACGCTGAAGGACGAGGCGGGCGCGCCGGTCGGGCTGGCGCGCACCGGGGCGATCAAAGCGGTGTGA
- the kynB gene encoding arylformamidase — translation MDTLWDISPPVSPATPVWPGDTPVSVERVWRMEAGSPVNVARLTLSPHTGAHCDAPLHYDADGAPIGAVPLETYLGPCRVIHCIGASPVVRPADVADALDGVPPRVLLRTYARSRVEQWDSDFCAVAPETVDLLAAHGVKLIGIDTPSLDPQESKTMDAHHRVRAHRMAILEGIVLDAVPPGDYELIALPLKFSTLDASPVRAVLRTLPARAA, via the coding sequence ATGGACACACTCTGGGACATCTCCCCGCCCGTCAGCCCCGCCACGCCCGTATGGCCCGGCGACACGCCCGTTTCCGTCGAACGCGTGTGGCGCATGGAAGCCGGCTCGCCCGTCAACGTCGCGCGGCTCACGCTGTCGCCGCATACGGGTGCGCACTGCGACGCACCGCTGCACTACGACGCCGACGGCGCGCCGATCGGCGCCGTGCCGCTCGAGACCTATCTCGGCCCGTGCCGCGTGATCCACTGCATCGGCGCGTCGCCGGTCGTGCGGCCGGCCGACGTCGCCGACGCGCTCGACGGCGTGCCGCCGCGCGTGCTGCTGCGCACCTATGCGCGGTCGCGCGTCGAGCAATGGGACAGCGACTTCTGCGCGGTCGCGCCGGAGACCGTCGACCTGCTCGCCGCGCATGGCGTGAAACTGATCGGCATCGACACGCCGTCGCTCGATCCGCAGGAATCGAAGACGATGGATGCGCACCACCGCGTGCGCGCGCACCGGATGGCGATCCTCGAAGGCATCGTGCTCGACGCGGTGCCGCCCGGCGACTACGAACTGATCGCACTGCCGCTGAAATTCTCGACGCTCGATGCGAGCCCCGTGCGCGCCGTGCTGCGCACGCTGCCGGCCCGCGCCGCCTGA
- the kynU gene encoding kynureninase has translation MIKTREDALALDRDDPLAPLRDQFALPDGVIYLDGNSLGAQPRASAARAQQVIGAEWGEGLIRSWNTAGWFALPRRLGDKLATLIGGAPGETVVTDTISINLFKLLSAMLRHQAERAPERRVIVSERSNFPTDLYIAQGLIEQLGGGYELRLIDDPADLPAALGADTAVAMITHVNYRTGYMHDMPAVTQLAHDAGALMLWDLAHSAGAVPVDLNGARADGAVGCTYKYLNGGPGSPAFVWVPQRHHAHFSQPLSGWWGHRAPFAMQPGFAPDPGIARFLCGTQPIVSMSMVECGLDVFLQTDMHAIRRKSLALTDAFVALVEARCAGRSLKLVTPRAHHQRGSQASFEHPHGYEVMQALIARGVIGDYREPYVLRFGFTPLYTRFVDVWDAVETLREILDTDAWKAPEFAERGAVT, from the coding sequence ATGATCAAAACCCGTGAAGACGCGCTCGCGCTCGACCGCGACGACCCGCTCGCCCCGCTGCGCGACCAGTTCGCGCTGCCAGACGGCGTGATCTATCTCGACGGCAATTCGCTCGGCGCGCAGCCGCGCGCATCGGCCGCCCGCGCGCAGCAGGTGATCGGCGCCGAATGGGGCGAAGGCCTGATCCGCAGCTGGAATACGGCCGGCTGGTTCGCGCTGCCGCGCCGCCTCGGCGACAAGCTCGCGACGCTGATCGGCGGCGCGCCCGGCGAAACCGTCGTGACCGACACGATCTCGATCAACCTGTTCAAGCTGCTGTCGGCGATGCTGCGCCACCAGGCCGAACGCGCGCCGGAGCGCCGCGTGATCGTGTCGGAACGCTCGAACTTCCCGACCGACCTGTATATCGCGCAAGGGCTGATCGAACAGCTCGGCGGCGGCTACGAACTGCGCCTGATCGACGATCCGGCCGACCTGCCCGCCGCGCTCGGCGCGGACACCGCCGTCGCGATGATCACGCACGTGAACTACCGCACCGGCTACATGCACGACATGCCGGCCGTCACGCAGCTCGCGCACGACGCGGGCGCGCTGATGCTGTGGGATCTCGCGCACTCGGCCGGCGCGGTGCCGGTCGACCTGAACGGCGCGCGCGCGGACGGCGCGGTCGGCTGCACCTACAAGTACCTGAACGGCGGCCCCGGTTCGCCCGCATTCGTGTGGGTGCCGCAGCGCCACCACGCGCATTTCTCGCAGCCGCTGTCCGGCTGGTGGGGCCACCGCGCGCCGTTCGCGATGCAGCCGGGCTTCGCGCCCGATCCGGGCATCGCGCGTTTCCTGTGCGGCACGCAGCCGATCGTGTCGATGTCGATGGTCGAATGCGGGCTCGACGTGTTCCTGCAGACCGACATGCACGCGATCCGCCGCAAGTCGCTCGCGCTGACCGACGCGTTCGTCGCGCTCGTCGAGGCGCGCTGCGCGGGCCGCTCGCTGAAGCTCGTCACGCCGCGCGCGCATCACCAGCGCGGCTCGCAGGCGAGCTTCGAGCATCCGCACGGCTATGAAGTGATGCAGGCGCTGATCGCGCGCGGCGTGATCGGTGACTACCGCGAGCCGTACGTGCTGCGCTTCGGCTTCACGCCGCTCTATACGCGCTTCGTCGACGTGTGGGACGCCGTCGAGACGCTGCGCGAGATCCTGGACACCGACGCGTGGAAGGCGCCCGAATTCGCCGAGCGCGGCGCGGTGACCTGA
- the kynA gene encoding tryptophan 2,3-dioxygenase: MQPPGNDAPAGCPFAGARPQAAHEAPHVPGDAGEQAGWHNAQLDFSKSMSYGDYLSLNAILNAQHPLSPDHNEMLFIIQHQTSELWMKLALFELRGALDAVRGDALPPAFKMLARVSRILEQLVQAWNVLSTMTPSEYSAMRPYLGQSSGFQSYQYRQLEFLLGNKNAQMLQPHAHRPDILEQVRATLDAPSFYDEVVRLLARRGFPIAPSRLERDWTQPTQHDETVEAAWLEVYRHPQQHWELYEMAEELVDLEDAFRQWRFRHVTTVERIIGFKQGTGGTSGAPYLRKMLDVVLFPELWHVRTTL, encoded by the coding sequence ATGCAGCCGCCCGGCAACGACGCGCCGGCGGGCTGCCCGTTCGCGGGCGCACGCCCGCAAGCCGCGCACGAAGCGCCGCACGTGCCGGGCGACGCCGGCGAGCAAGCCGGCTGGCACAACGCGCAGCTCGATTTCTCGAAGTCGATGAGCTACGGCGACTACCTGTCGCTGAATGCGATCCTGAATGCGCAGCATCCGCTGTCGCCCGATCACAACGAGATGCTGTTCATCATCCAGCATCAGACCAGCGAGCTGTGGATGAAGCTCGCGCTGTTCGAACTGCGCGGCGCGCTCGACGCGGTGCGCGGCGATGCGCTGCCGCCCGCGTTCAAGATGCTCGCGCGCGTGTCGCGCATCCTCGAGCAGCTCGTGCAGGCGTGGAACGTGCTGTCGACGATGACGCCGTCCGAGTATTCGGCGATGCGGCCGTATCTGGGCCAGTCGTCGGGCTTCCAGTCGTACCAGTACCGGCAGCTCGAATTCCTGCTCGGCAACAAGAACGCGCAGATGCTGCAGCCGCACGCGCACCGCCCCGACATCCTCGAACAGGTGCGCGCGACGCTCGACGCACCGTCGTTCTACGACGAAGTCGTGCGCCTGCTCGCGCGGCGCGGCTTCCCGATCGCGCCGTCGCGGCTCGAGCGCGACTGGACGCAGCCGACGCAGCACGACGAAACCGTCGAGGCCGCGTGGCTCGAGGTGTACCGGCATCCGCAACAGCACTGGGAACTATACGAGATGGCCGAGGAACTCGTCGATCTCGAGGACGCGTTCCGCCAGTGGCGCTTCCGGCACGTGACGACCGTCGAGCGCATCATCGGCTTCAAGCAGGGGACCGGCGGCACGAGCGGCGCGCCCTATCTGCGCAAGATGCTCGACGTCGTGCTGTTCCCCGAGCTCTGGCACGTACGCACCACGCTGTAA